A genome region from Cucurbita pepo subsp. pepo cultivar mu-cu-16 chromosome LG02, ASM280686v2, whole genome shotgun sequence includes the following:
- the LOC111788056 gene encoding uncharacterized protein LOC111788056 isoform X2 codes for MVDICQKCGDRGFVEALNYCKKCQTYPIHRYCLDALPKTFDEYVTWFCEDCEAIMMPAVKSDVKLKKKKCVEQSKKNDTTPEAHCSEKKNDTTPGGLGEQVREGGANHGEVTTSSDASNFLGHNCYVARPIVDPIWRGTLKFWVKSFARVGVLVAHMSSLACSKVYEEAKSLPESLPVELLCRCEIWPRGFEKLGPTDLSIALYFFPEDERSQRAFDLLVNAMMCKDLAMKAVLKNAELLVFTSSMLPMRYWRFQTKYYLWGVFRGKQAAQPRNNVASERSFTESLPYSNYETNKNTVVTKRR; via the exons ATG GTTGATATTTGTCAGAAATGTGGAGACAGAGGCTTTGTTGAGgctttaaattattgtaaaaaatgCCAGACTTACCCTATCCATCG CTATTGCTTAGATGCATTGCCAAAAACTTTTGATGAGTATGTTACTTGGTTTTGTGAAGATTGTGAGGCAATTATGATGCCAGCAGTAAAATCTGATGTcaagttaaaaaagaaaaagtgtgtcgaacaatcaaagaaaaatgatacaACACCTGAGGCACATTgcagtgaaaagaaaaatgatacaACACCTGGAGGGCTGGGAGAGCAAGTTCGAGAAGGTGGGGCCAATCATGGTGAAGTCACAACATCATCTGATGCATCCAACTTTTTAGGGCACAACTGTTATGTTGCACGGCCTATAGTAGATCCCATTTGGAG GGGAACGTTAAAATTTTGGGTCAAAAGTTTTGCCAGAGTTGGTGTACTTGTTGCCCATATGTCTAGCTTAGCATGCTCAAAAGTGTATGAGGAGGCAAAATCGTTACCCGAGTCACTCCCTGTTGAATTACTCTGTAGATGTGAAATATGGCCTAGAGGATTTGAGAAATTAGGGCCAACTGATCTAAGTATTgctctttatttctttccagAAGACGAAAG AAGCCAAAGGGCATTTGATCTTCTGGTCAATGCAATGATGTGCAAGGACCTAGCCATGAAAGCTGTGCTGAAAAATGCTGAGCTATTAGTTTTTACTTCGTCCATGTTACCAATGCGATACTGGA GATTTCAAACAAAGTACTATTTGTGGGGCGTGTTCCGGGGAAAGCAAGCTGCACAACCAAGAAATAATGTGGCTTCTGAGAGAAGTTTTACTGAGTCATTACCTT ATTCGAACTATGAGACCAACAAAAATACAGTTGTGACCAAAAGGCGATGA
- the LOC111788056 gene encoding uncharacterized protein LOC111788056 isoform X1, with translation MVDICQKCGDRGFVEALNYCKKCQTYPIHRYCLDALPKTFDEYVTWFCEDCEAIMMPAVKSDVKLKKKKCVEQSKKNDTTPEAHCSEKKNDTTPGGLGEQVREGGANHGEVTTSSDASNFLGHNCYVARPIVDPIWRGTLKFWVKSFARVGVLVAHMSSLACSKVYEEAKSLPESLPVELLCRCEIWPRGFEKLGPTDLSIALYFFPEDERSQRAFDLLVNAMMCKDLAMKAVLKNAELLVFTSSMLPMRYWRFQTKYYLWGVFRGKQAAQPRNNVASERSFTESLPCMQSPISPLINTSILHSRSLVSSCSPLS, from the exons ATG GTTGATATTTGTCAGAAATGTGGAGACAGAGGCTTTGTTGAGgctttaaattattgtaaaaaatgCCAGACTTACCCTATCCATCG CTATTGCTTAGATGCATTGCCAAAAACTTTTGATGAGTATGTTACTTGGTTTTGTGAAGATTGTGAGGCAATTATGATGCCAGCAGTAAAATCTGATGTcaagttaaaaaagaaaaagtgtgtcgaacaatcaaagaaaaatgatacaACACCTGAGGCACATTgcagtgaaaagaaaaatgatacaACACCTGGAGGGCTGGGAGAGCAAGTTCGAGAAGGTGGGGCCAATCATGGTGAAGTCACAACATCATCTGATGCATCCAACTTTTTAGGGCACAACTGTTATGTTGCACGGCCTATAGTAGATCCCATTTGGAG GGGAACGTTAAAATTTTGGGTCAAAAGTTTTGCCAGAGTTGGTGTACTTGTTGCCCATATGTCTAGCTTAGCATGCTCAAAAGTGTATGAGGAGGCAAAATCGTTACCCGAGTCACTCCCTGTTGAATTACTCTGTAGATGTGAAATATGGCCTAGAGGATTTGAGAAATTAGGGCCAACTGATCTAAGTATTgctctttatttctttccagAAGACGAAAG AAGCCAAAGGGCATTTGATCTTCTGGTCAATGCAATGATGTGCAAGGACCTAGCCATGAAAGCTGTGCTGAAAAATGCTGAGCTATTAGTTTTTACTTCGTCCATGTTACCAATGCGATACTGGA GATTTCAAACAAAGTACTATTTGTGGGGCGTGTTCCGGGGAAAGCAAGCTGCACAACCAAGAAATAATGTGGCTTCTGAGAGAAGTTTTACTGAGTCATTACCTTGTATGCAAAGCCCTATAAGTCCTTTAATCAATACCAGTATTCTTCATTCTAGGTCACTTGTTTCTTCTTGCTCTCCTCTGTCATGA
- the LOC111785994 gene encoding probable rRNA-processing protein EBP2 homolog, whose translation MGVSDKDVKFLNEDTMEDDDLSNEDSDFESESESESGEEEEEVKLSEPSKTAIYNADGLLDKLEDISWPKNVEWIHRLCLDIDQEKEVDVNDDLARELAFYTQAFQGTRMALEKFQSLGLPFLRPSDYYAEMVKTDTHMGKVKGRLLAEQRKMEEAEERRKAREAKKLAKEIQAQKLKERAKQKKEEIESVKKWRKQRQKSGFAGGDKGGEMELSFEDGKAFERSGGKKRPGVSPGDCSGGMARHRDGGKGKNLKKKKDFRDSKFGFGGRKSLKKQNTAETTNDIRGFNNHSLLSNKRRKRS comes from the coding sequence ATGGGTGTATCGGATAAAGATGTGAAGTTCTTAAATGAGGATACAATGGAAGATGATGATCTTAGTAACGAGGATTCGGATTTTGAATCTGAATCTGAATCTGAATCTggggaggaagaggaggaggtaAAATTGTCTGAACCATCAAAGACTGCAATATATAATGCTGATGGTCTCCTTGATAAGCTTGAAGATATTAGCTGGCCGAAAAACGTGGAATGGATACACAGGCTATGTCTTGATATTGATCAAGAAAAAGAGGTGGATGTGAATGATGATCTAGCTAGAGAACTTGCATTCTATACACAGGCTTTCCAGGGGACGAGAATGGCCCTCGAGAAGTTCCAATCTTTAGGTCTCCCTTTTCTCAGGCCTTCAGACTATTATGCAGAGATGGTGAAGACAGATACTCACATGGGAAAAGTGAAAGGTCGGTTGCTGGCCGAACAGAGGAAGATGGAGGAAGCTGAGGAAAGAAGGAAGGCTAGAGAAGCAAAGAAGTTAGCTAAAGAGATTCAAGCTCAGAAGCTAAAGGAGAGGGCTAAGCAGAAGAAAGAGGAGATTGAATCGGTTAAGAAATGGAGGAAGCAGAGACAAAAGAGTGGTTTTGCTGGAGGTGATAAAGGTGGTGAGATGGAGTTGTCCTTTGAAGATGGAAAGGCGTTCGAGAGATCTGGTGGCAAGAAGAGGCCCGGGGTGTCTCCTGGCGATTGCTCGGGAGGGATGGCGAGACACAGAGACggaggaaaagggaaaaatctgaagaaaaagaaagatttcaGAGATTCCAAGTTCGGATTTGGCGGgagaaaaagtttgaaaaaacaGAACACGGCCGAGACAACAAATGACATTAGGGGATTCAACAACCACAGTTTGTTAAGCaacaaaagaaggaagaggTCATAG
- the LOC111788051 gene encoding PH, RCC1 and FYVE domains-containing protein 1-like isoform X1 gives MADLASYGNANRDIEQALIALKKGSQLLKYGRKGKPKFCPFRLSNDESSLIWISTTGEKSLKFASVSRIIPGQRTAVFHRYLRPEKDYLSFSLIYNNGKRSLDLICKDKVEAEIWIAGLKALIGSGDGGRSKIDGWNDGGLYQDDSSDLTSSSPSDSSNSVTRDISSPEVCVNFSPNKSPTSVRSENSTRSHVPLNQTNMQAKGTSSDIFRVSVSSAPSSSSHGSTPDDCDALGDIYVWGEVINDNLMKPGADRAVNVSSRTDVLLPKPLESNIVLDAQHIACGVWHSAIVTRQGEVFTWGEESGGRLGLGMGKDVTQPRLVEALAATTIDLVACGEFHTCAVTMDGELYTWGDGVHNAGLLGNGTNVSHWVPKRISGILEGLQVATVACGPWHTALLTSMGQLFTFGDGTFGVLGHGDKKSISYPREVESLSGLRTIAVACGVWHTAAVVEVIMTQSSATVSSGKLFTWGDGDKNRLGHGDKEPRLKPTCVPSLIDYNFHKIACGHSITVGLTTSGQVFTVGSSVYGQLGNPHADGKQPCLVEDKLFREFAEEVACGAYHVMVLTSKNEVYTWGKGANGRLGHGDVEDRKSPTLVEALKDKHVKIIACGSNYSAAICLHKSLSGTEQSQCSACRQAFGFTRKRHNCYNCGLVHCHSCSSKKALRAALAPTPRKPYRVCDSCFSKLIKASESGVNYRKNAVPRPSGENKDKVDKSDARPKAALSNMDLIKQLDSKAAKQGKRTDTFSVVRPTQAHTLLQLKDGPNAADIRRLAPKPIPMANGVNSRSMSPSSRRSSPPRSATPVPTASGLSFSKGIADSLKKTNELLNQEVLMLRAQVESLRKRCELQELQLQKSEKKAQEAIALATEESAKSKAAKEVITSLTAQIKDMAERLPDGVKMSLPGSNDSENMRPFYLPNGMDQNGARHLASNGERQSESDSHSSVSLASSMATDYSLSNGFQGTPNSCGEFPASNENNSSMELGQFTSDGMDDDSDVRLSYGHRGVWESRSSSMSEGANSSGPLLDSESNTRSRSSALPSNDNQVEAEWIEQYEPGVYITLMALRDGTRDLKRVRFSRRRFGEHQAESWWSENRDKVYEKYNVRGTEKSSISSNPA, from the exons ATGGCAGATCTTGCTAGCTACGGGAATGCCAACCGTGACATTGAGCAG GCACTAATTGCTTTGAAGAAGGGTTCTCAACTCCTCAAGTATGGTCGTAAAGGGAAACCAAAATTTTGTCCATTTAGACTTTCTAAT GATGAATCATCTTTAATTTGGATTTCAACTACTGGTGAAAAGAGTTTGAAGTTTGCTTCTGTATCGAGAATTATTCCTGGACAAAGAACT GCCGTGTTCCATCGATATCTACGACCTGAGAAggattatttatcattttctctGATTTACAACAATGGAAAACGATCTCTTGATCTG ATTTGTAAGGATAAAGTCGAGGCTGAAATTTGGATAGCGGGCTTGAAAGCATTAATAGGTTCTGGTGACGGTGGGCGTTCCAAAATTGATGGATGGAATGACGGGGGCCTCTATCAAGAT GACAGCAGTGACTTAACTTCAAGTAGCCCAAGTGACAGCTCCAATAGTGTCACTAGAGATATTAGTTCTCCTGAGGTCTGTGTTAATTTTAGTCCAAATAAATCTCCAACGAGTGTTAGGTCCGAGAACTCTACAAGGTCACATGTGCCTTTGAACCAGACAAATATGCAAGCAAAAGGAACTAGTTCAGATATTTTTCGAGTTAGTGTTTCAAGTGCTCCTAGCTCCTCCAGTCATGGCTCTACACCAGATGACTGTGATGCTCTAGGAGATATATACGTATGGGGTGAGGTTATTAATGATAATTTGATGAAGCCTGGGGCTGATAGAGCTGTTAACGTGAGCTCAAGGACAGATGTGCTACTTCCGAAGCCACTAGAGTCCAATATTGTTCTAGATGCACAACATATAGCCTGTGGAGTCTGGCATTCTGCCATTGTCACGAGACAGGGGGAGGTCTTTACTTGGGGTGAGGAATCTGGAGGAAGGCTTGGCCTTGGAATGGGGAAGGATGTAACACAACCTCGTCTTGTTGAAGCATTGGCAGCAACTACAATTGATCTTGTAGCATGCGGAGAGTTCCATACTTGTGCTGTTACAATGGATGGGGAACTTTATACATGGGGTGATGGTGTACATAATGCCGGGCTTCTTGGGAATGGAACTAATGTCAGCCATTGGGTGCCAAAGAGAATCTCAGGTATCCTTGAGGGGCTTCAGGTTGCAACTGTAGCATGTGGTCCGTGGCATACTGCATTGCTCACATCTATGGGGCAACTATTCACATTTGGAGATGGTACTTTTGGGGTTTTGGGTCATGGTGACAAAAAAAGCATTTCATATCCGAGAGAAGTAGAGTCTTTATCAGGCTTGAGGACAATTGCTGTTGCATGTGGAGTGTGGCATACTGCTGCTGTGGTAGAAGTTATTATGACACAATCTAGTGCAACTGTCTCATCAGGTAAATTGTTTACATGGGGTGATGGGGACAAGAATCGTTTAGGACATGGAGACAAGGAACCCCGGCTTAAACCTACATGTGTTCCATCACTAATTGACtacaattttcataaaattgcTTGTGGGCACAGCATAACTGTTGGATTGACAACATCAGGACAAGTTTTCACGGTTGGAAGTTCAGTTTATGGTCAGCTTGGAAATCCCCATGCTGATGGGAAGCAACCATGCTTGGTGGAAGACAAGCTTTTCAGGGAGTTTGCTGAAGAGGTTGCTTGTGGTGCATATCATGTTATGGTACTTACCTCCAAAAATGAAGTTTATACATGGGGAAAGGGTGCAAATGGGAGGTTAGGCCATGGAGATGTTGAGGATCGGAAATCACCAACTTTGGTTGAAGCTTTGAAGGATAAGCATGTTAAAATCATTGCTTGTGGTTCTAACTACTCCGCAGCTATCTGTCTTCATAAATCATTATCAGGTACAGAGCAGTCACAATGCTCTGCTTGTAGACAGGCATTTGGTTTCACAAGGAAAAGGCACAATTGTTACAATTGTGGGCTTGTGCACTGCCACTCGTGTAGTTCCAAAAAAGCATTAAGAGCTGCACTGGCTCCTACTCCTAGGAAACCTTATCGCGTATGTGATTCTTGTTTTTCCAAATTGATTAAGGCATCAGAATCTGGAGTTAATTACCGGAAGAACGCTGTACCTCGCCCATCAGGTGAGAACAAGGACAAGGTGGACAAGAGTGACGCAAGACCTAAAGCAGCACTTTCCAATATGGATCTGATAAAACAACTAGATAGCAAAGCAGCCAAGCAAGGGAAGAGAACGGATACATTCTCTGTTGTTCGCCCCACTCAAGCACATACTCTTCTGCAACTCAAAGACGGTCCAAACGCTGCTGATATTCGGCGACTAGCTCCCAAGCCAATTCCTATGGCTAATGGAGTAAATTCCAGATCTATGTCACCTTCGTCAAGGAGATCTAGTCCACCAAGGTCTGCTACACCTGTCCCTACAGCATCAGGACTTTCCTTCTCCAAAGGTATAGCTGATAGCTTGAAGAAAACAAACGAACTTTTAAATCAAGAGGTTCTCATGCTGCGTGCACAG GTTGAGAGCCTAAGAAAGAGATGTGAACTTCAAGAGTTACAACTTCAGAAGTCGGAGAAGAAAGCACAAGAAGCTATTGCCTTGGCTACAGAGGAATCTGCTAAATCCAAAGCGGCAAAAGAAGTTATTACATCACTAACTGCTCAG ATTAAAGATATGGCCGAAAGATTACCCGATGGAGTAAAAATGAGCCTTCCTGGAAGTAACGACTCTGAAAACATGAGACCCTTCTATCTTCCAAATGGTATGGATCAAAATGGTGCACGCCATTTGGCTTCCAATGGAGAGCGTCAATCAGAATCTGATTCACACAGCTCTGTGTCTTTGGCTTCTTCAATGGCAACTGACTATTCCTTAAGTAATGGATTTCAAGGTACACCTAATTCATGTGGAGAATTCCCTGCAAGTAATGAAAATAACTCATCCATGGAGCTCGGGCAATTTACCTCTGATGGAATGGACGACGATTCAGATGTTAGACTGTCTTATGGTCATAGAGGGGTTTGGGAAAGCCGCAGCAGCAGCATGTCGGAGGGAGCAAATAGCTCGGGTCCTTTACTAGATAGTGAGAGTAACACGAGATCTAGAAGTTCTGCGTTGCCAAGTAATGACAATCAAGTTGAAGCTGAATGGATTGAACAATATGAACCTGGCGTCTATATAACTTTGATGGCACTTCGTGATGGAACTAGAGATCTTAAACGAGTTCGCTTCAG CCGAAGACGATTTGGGGAGCACCAAGCAGAGAGTTGGTGGTCAGAAAACCGCGACAAAGTTTACGAGAAATATAATGTTCGTGGAACTGAAAAAtcctcaatttcttcaaatcCGGCATGA
- the LOC111788051 gene encoding PH, RCC1 and FYVE domains-containing protein 1-like isoform X2 — protein MDGMTGASIKISDLTSSSPSDSSNSVTRDISSPEVCVNFSPNKSPTSVRSENSTRSHVPLNQTNMQAKGTSSDIFRVSVSSAPSSSSHGSTPDDCDALGDIYVWGEVINDNLMKPGADRAVNVSSRTDVLLPKPLESNIVLDAQHIACGVWHSAIVTRQGEVFTWGEESGGRLGLGMGKDVTQPRLVEALAATTIDLVACGEFHTCAVTMDGELYTWGDGVHNAGLLGNGTNVSHWVPKRISGILEGLQVATVACGPWHTALLTSMGQLFTFGDGTFGVLGHGDKKSISYPREVESLSGLRTIAVACGVWHTAAVVEVIMTQSSATVSSGKLFTWGDGDKNRLGHGDKEPRLKPTCVPSLIDYNFHKIACGHSITVGLTTSGQVFTVGSSVYGQLGNPHADGKQPCLVEDKLFREFAEEVACGAYHVMVLTSKNEVYTWGKGANGRLGHGDVEDRKSPTLVEALKDKHVKIIACGSNYSAAICLHKSLSGTEQSQCSACRQAFGFTRKRHNCYNCGLVHCHSCSSKKALRAALAPTPRKPYRVCDSCFSKLIKASESGVNYRKNAVPRPSGENKDKVDKSDARPKAALSNMDLIKQLDSKAAKQGKRTDTFSVVRPTQAHTLLQLKDGPNAADIRRLAPKPIPMANGVNSRSMSPSSRRSSPPRSATPVPTASGLSFSKGIADSLKKTNELLNQEVLMLRAQVESLRKRCELQELQLQKSEKKAQEAIALATEESAKSKAAKEVITSLTAQIKDMAERLPDGVKMSLPGSNDSENMRPFYLPNGMDQNGARHLASNGERQSESDSHSSVSLASSMATDYSLSNGFQGTPNSCGEFPASNENNSSMELGQFTSDGMDDDSDVRLSYGHRGVWESRSSSMSEGANSSGPLLDSESNTRSRSSALPSNDNQVEAEWIEQYEPGVYITLMALRDGTRDLKRVRFSRRRFGEHQAESWWSENRDKVYEKYNVRGTEKSSISSNPA, from the exons ATGGATGGAATGACGGGGGCCTCTATCAAGAT CAGTGACTTAACTTCAAGTAGCCCAAGTGACAGCTCCAATAGTGTCACTAGAGATATTAGTTCTCCTGAGGTCTGTGTTAATTTTAGTCCAAATAAATCTCCAACGAGTGTTAGGTCCGAGAACTCTACAAGGTCACATGTGCCTTTGAACCAGACAAATATGCAAGCAAAAGGAACTAGTTCAGATATTTTTCGAGTTAGTGTTTCAAGTGCTCCTAGCTCCTCCAGTCATGGCTCTACACCAGATGACTGTGATGCTCTAGGAGATATATACGTATGGGGTGAGGTTATTAATGATAATTTGATGAAGCCTGGGGCTGATAGAGCTGTTAACGTGAGCTCAAGGACAGATGTGCTACTTCCGAAGCCACTAGAGTCCAATATTGTTCTAGATGCACAACATATAGCCTGTGGAGTCTGGCATTCTGCCATTGTCACGAGACAGGGGGAGGTCTTTACTTGGGGTGAGGAATCTGGAGGAAGGCTTGGCCTTGGAATGGGGAAGGATGTAACACAACCTCGTCTTGTTGAAGCATTGGCAGCAACTACAATTGATCTTGTAGCATGCGGAGAGTTCCATACTTGTGCTGTTACAATGGATGGGGAACTTTATACATGGGGTGATGGTGTACATAATGCCGGGCTTCTTGGGAATGGAACTAATGTCAGCCATTGGGTGCCAAAGAGAATCTCAGGTATCCTTGAGGGGCTTCAGGTTGCAACTGTAGCATGTGGTCCGTGGCATACTGCATTGCTCACATCTATGGGGCAACTATTCACATTTGGAGATGGTACTTTTGGGGTTTTGGGTCATGGTGACAAAAAAAGCATTTCATATCCGAGAGAAGTAGAGTCTTTATCAGGCTTGAGGACAATTGCTGTTGCATGTGGAGTGTGGCATACTGCTGCTGTGGTAGAAGTTATTATGACACAATCTAGTGCAACTGTCTCATCAGGTAAATTGTTTACATGGGGTGATGGGGACAAGAATCGTTTAGGACATGGAGACAAGGAACCCCGGCTTAAACCTACATGTGTTCCATCACTAATTGACtacaattttcataaaattgcTTGTGGGCACAGCATAACTGTTGGATTGACAACATCAGGACAAGTTTTCACGGTTGGAAGTTCAGTTTATGGTCAGCTTGGAAATCCCCATGCTGATGGGAAGCAACCATGCTTGGTGGAAGACAAGCTTTTCAGGGAGTTTGCTGAAGAGGTTGCTTGTGGTGCATATCATGTTATGGTACTTACCTCCAAAAATGAAGTTTATACATGGGGAAAGGGTGCAAATGGGAGGTTAGGCCATGGAGATGTTGAGGATCGGAAATCACCAACTTTGGTTGAAGCTTTGAAGGATAAGCATGTTAAAATCATTGCTTGTGGTTCTAACTACTCCGCAGCTATCTGTCTTCATAAATCATTATCAGGTACAGAGCAGTCACAATGCTCTGCTTGTAGACAGGCATTTGGTTTCACAAGGAAAAGGCACAATTGTTACAATTGTGGGCTTGTGCACTGCCACTCGTGTAGTTCCAAAAAAGCATTAAGAGCTGCACTGGCTCCTACTCCTAGGAAACCTTATCGCGTATGTGATTCTTGTTTTTCCAAATTGATTAAGGCATCAGAATCTGGAGTTAATTACCGGAAGAACGCTGTACCTCGCCCATCAGGTGAGAACAAGGACAAGGTGGACAAGAGTGACGCAAGACCTAAAGCAGCACTTTCCAATATGGATCTGATAAAACAACTAGATAGCAAAGCAGCCAAGCAAGGGAAGAGAACGGATACATTCTCTGTTGTTCGCCCCACTCAAGCACATACTCTTCTGCAACTCAAAGACGGTCCAAACGCTGCTGATATTCGGCGACTAGCTCCCAAGCCAATTCCTATGGCTAATGGAGTAAATTCCAGATCTATGTCACCTTCGTCAAGGAGATCTAGTCCACCAAGGTCTGCTACACCTGTCCCTACAGCATCAGGACTTTCCTTCTCCAAAGGTATAGCTGATAGCTTGAAGAAAACAAACGAACTTTTAAATCAAGAGGTTCTCATGCTGCGTGCACAG GTTGAGAGCCTAAGAAAGAGATGTGAACTTCAAGAGTTACAACTTCAGAAGTCGGAGAAGAAAGCACAAGAAGCTATTGCCTTGGCTACAGAGGAATCTGCTAAATCCAAAGCGGCAAAAGAAGTTATTACATCACTAACTGCTCAG ATTAAAGATATGGCCGAAAGATTACCCGATGGAGTAAAAATGAGCCTTCCTGGAAGTAACGACTCTGAAAACATGAGACCCTTCTATCTTCCAAATGGTATGGATCAAAATGGTGCACGCCATTTGGCTTCCAATGGAGAGCGTCAATCAGAATCTGATTCACACAGCTCTGTGTCTTTGGCTTCTTCAATGGCAACTGACTATTCCTTAAGTAATGGATTTCAAGGTACACCTAATTCATGTGGAGAATTCCCTGCAAGTAATGAAAATAACTCATCCATGGAGCTCGGGCAATTTACCTCTGATGGAATGGACGACGATTCAGATGTTAGACTGTCTTATGGTCATAGAGGGGTTTGGGAAAGCCGCAGCAGCAGCATGTCGGAGGGAGCAAATAGCTCGGGTCCTTTACTAGATAGTGAGAGTAACACGAGATCTAGAAGTTCTGCGTTGCCAAGTAATGACAATCAAGTTGAAGCTGAATGGATTGAACAATATGAACCTGGCGTCTATATAACTTTGATGGCACTTCGTGATGGAACTAGAGATCTTAAACGAGTTCGCTTCAG CCGAAGACGATTTGGGGAGCACCAAGCAGAGAGTTGGTGGTCAGAAAACCGCGACAAAGTTTACGAGAAATATAATGTTCGTGGAACTGAAAAAtcctcaatttcttcaaatcCGGCATGA